The sequence GCCCCCTCAAAGCAGCTAAGGTCTCTTCGCTTTGGAAACTTCTGGTCGGCGAAACATAGGCTCCTTGTCGGACCCGAACGAGGTGTCTTGGGATCTGTGCCGTAGCTTGAGATGACCACTCCGTGTACACTTTGGACATGAGCAACTCCACCGTGAACTGCCTTTTTTGCAGGATTGCTCGGCGTGAAGCGCCGGCCAAGTTTGTCCACGAAGATGATTCGACGGTGGCGTTTGAGGACATCCGGCCGCGTGCCCCCACGCATCTCGTCGTGATTCCGCGCAAACACATTGAATCGCTCAACGCGTTGACGGCAGAGGATGAGCCGGTCATCGGTCACTTGAACCGGGTGGCGGCGGGCTTGGC comes from Terriglobia bacterium and encodes:
- a CDS encoding histidine triad nucleotide-binding protein; its protein translation is MSNSTVNCLFCRIARREAPAKFVHEDDSTVAFEDIRPRAPTHLVVIPRKHIESLNALTAEDEPVIGHLNRVAAGLARERGLDQTGYRVVINTGRNAGQSVFHVHLHLLGGRPMMWPPG